In Triticum aestivum cultivar Chinese Spring chromosome 5B, IWGSC CS RefSeq v2.1, whole genome shotgun sequence, the following proteins share a genomic window:
- the LOC123110959 gene encoding AP-2 complex subunit sigma has protein sequence MHFTLKLTHARAVGVLVWLERKPRHHFSTVNPPTAHLHIANPTNQATQIRFIPLPSSNPANSQAWSSSSSPSMIRFILLQNRQGKTRLAKYYVPLEDSEKHKVEYEVHRLVVNRDPKFTNFVEFRTHKVIYRRYAGLFFSICVDITDNELVYLECIHLFVEILDHFFSNVCELDLVFNFHKVYLILDEFILAGELQETSKKAIIERMGELEKLD, from the exons ATGCATTTTACTCTTAAATTAACGCATGCAAGAGCAGTAGGAGTACTGGTCTGGTTGGAGAGGAAGCCGAGGCACCACTTTTCAACGGTGAACCCACCCACAGCTCATCTGCATATAGCCAACCCAACAAACCAAGCAACACAAATCCGATTCATTCCCCTCCCAAGCTCCAATCCCGCGAATTCTCAAGCGtggtcgtcatcatcatcacccagCATG ATCCGTTTCATCCTGTTGCAGAATCGGCAGGGGAAGACGCGGCTGGCCAAGTACTACGTCCCGCTCGAGGACTCAGAGAAGCACAAGGTTGAATATGAG GTGCATCGGCTGGTCGTCAACAGGGACCCCAAGTTCACTAACTTCGTTGAG TTCCGTACGCACAAAGTTATCTACAGGAGATATGCAGGACTATTTTTCTCAATATGTGTAGATATCACGGATAATGAGTTGGTATACTTGGAATGTATCCACTTATTTGTGGAGATATTGGACCATTTCTTCAGCAACGTGTGTGAACTTGATTTAGTATTTAACTTCCACAAG GTTTACTTGATATTGGATGAGTTTATTCTCGCTGGAGAGTTGCAAGAAACAAGCAAAAAG GCGATTATAGAGAGAATGGGTGAACTTGAGAAGCTGGATTAA
- the LOC123114717 gene encoding uncharacterized protein, producing the protein MEAQSSEPLVGYKRQRSKAIICRGKRPDDIVSNESLPGDAENVSDKSGGVDKPPNPKRQKTGGNEGRRNRASPARLFKLNKELVSNQKGVIIGKEFGGLLDLAANSMPGDLSQWIMKHYDPEMSQIVIPERGKIPWEKSLLRKPP; encoded by the exons ATGGAG GCTCAAAGCAGTGAACCGTTAGTTGGGTACAAGCGCCAGAGGAGTAAGGCAATTATCTGCCGAGGGAAGCGCCCTGATGATATTGTGAGCAATGAGAGTCTTCCCGGAGATGCTGAAAATGTGAGTGACAAAAGCGGTGGTGTGGATAAGCCACCAAATCCAAAGCGGCAGAAAACCGGAGGAAACGAG GGTCGTAGGAATAGGGCATCGCCTGCAAGGCTGTTCAAATTGAATAAAGAGTTGGTTTCTAATCAAAAAGGTGTTATTATTGGAAAAGAGTTTGGAGGCCTGCTGGACCTTGCAGCGAACAGCATGCCTGGCGATCTTAGTCAATGGATAATGAAGCATTATGATCCAGAGATGTCACAGATAGTTATTCCAGAGAGGGGGAAGATTCCA TGGGAGAAAAGTCTGTTACGAAAACCGCCCTGA